In Acidobacteriota bacterium, the genomic stretch CAGCCTTGTGGGCGCGCTCCGCAATGCGATTGTATTCGTCGGCGGCGCGCTTAACATCATCCATGGTGGGATTTTTGGGTCCTTCAAGACTGGCGACCAGCATCTGCTTCAGACCGACGTCCTTCGCCCAGGCGATGCTGCGCTCCTGGTCTTTCCTGAGTTCGTCGAGCCCAAAGTGCGAGCTCACGCAGGTGACGCCTGCATCGCTCAGGATCTTGCGAAGCTGGGCCCCCGAGTACTTGCTGAGACCGCCAAAGCCGGAATCAGCGTAACCAATCGGCGAGCACAATTCAATGGATTGAAACCCGGCGTCGGCCAGCGTCTTGATGGTCCCCGGGAAATCCCTGGCGATCATCTCCCGAACGGGCCACGTCTGGCAACCGATGGGCAATCCCAGAGGATCGGCATGAAGCTCCAACGAACCTGCAGTCAGGAAACCTGCAACGGCGGCATTGGTGGCCGCAATCTTCAGAAAACCTCTTCTGGAAACAGTAGACATTTATTCCTCCTTCGCTGTGTAAACAGCGTGAGTATGTTCAAAGGCGCAAACTCTGTCAAGCTCTTGCCAAGCCATCAATTATCAGCCGAGCTTCCAGGGATCGCGAGCCGGCGGATTGAGCTGGGCGTTGGCGGCGTCAAGATCTTCCGGCTTGCCCTCCGCGAGGCTTGTGATGTGTTTATTCACGGCGTCCCATTCCAGTTTTGTCCCCGCGCGTACGGCAATGCAACCGAGCAGCAGCGCTTCTACCACATTCTGCTCGAACTCAAAACTGGCGCGCGGTTTTGGACCGCCCCGAATGGCATCGAGCCACTCGCGGTAGGCTCCCGGCGATTTGGACAGATTATCGGGCGGCGCCGTAAAACTCTTCATGCGGCTTGATGGAATCAGGCGCGCGTGCTGGCCTTCAAAGCTGCACAGGATCTTGCCTTTGTCTCCCACCAGCAGCATGCCTTCTCCGTCGCCCGGGTCGCTCATCAATTCGCCGGGGAGGAGTTCCGGCGGCCGCGGTGGACGCAAGTGCGCGTCATACCAATGGATTGTAACCGGCGCGCGGTCGCGGCGAGCCGGAAACTCCCAGTGCACGATTTCCCCGAGCGGAAATGTCTCTGGAAACAGCGGCGTTGAACTGCCGTCCACGCTGGTGGGCGCGGTCAGTTCGAGCACGCGGAACATTGTATCGAAGCTGTAGTTTCCCATGTCGCCGATCGAGCCCTCGCCAAAGTCGTTCCAGCCACGCCACACAAACGGAAGATAGACATGATTGAACGGCCGCTCCGGCGCAGGGCCCAGCCAGAAATTCCAGTCAAGACCGTCGGGAACAGGTTCAACCTCCTTCGGGCGCTCGATCCCCTGCGGCCAGTACGGTCGCTGCGACCAGTTGTGCACCTCGCGCACCTGCCCGATTACGTCCGCAGCCACCCACTCGGTGAGATGTCGCGTGGCGTCAGAAGCTTCGTTCATCACGGCGACCTGCGTGGCCAGTCCGGTCTCGCGCGCGGCCTTCGCCATCAGGGCGCACTCGTGGACGGAGTGGCCCATCGGCTTCTGGCAAAAGACGTGTTTCCCGTGGCGCAAAGCGTGAATGGCAATGTGGGCGTGCCAGTGGTCCGGCGTGCAGACTACCACGCCGTCGAGATCATGCTCCTCGGCGATCAGTTCTCGAAAATCGTTGTAGCCCCCGCAGGCGCGATCGTTCGATAGCTTGCGGACGTTGCGGTAATAAGCGTCCACCAGGCGCGCAGCCGGTACGCGTCCGCAAGTAGGGCCTTTCCAATCGGAGCCCCACGCGGGATCGTTCAGCAGCTTGCGTTCCTTGTTCACCAGTTCATCTTTGCCCCACTCGGAGTAATCGCTGGTCTCCCGATTGACGTCGCACACAGCAACCACCTGCACGTCAGGAATCTTCAGGAAGTCCATCATCACGCGCGTGCCCTGCGCGCCCACGCCGATGCAGCCAAGCGTGATGGTTTTGTTTGCAGGAACCGCAGTCGGAGTCTCCGCTCGCCCAGACCGCGGAAACAAGGTCAGCGCCGCGGCCGAAGCAGCGCTGCCTTCCAGGAATTCACGCCTCGTCAGGAGTGAAGGTCGCAGTTTGTCATCATGGTCACGCATGGCATCCTCCGTCAGGCAGCCCGAATGCAAAGCTTGTCAGAATGTGGCTGCCTGGAGTGGCAACACCATATCACAAGTCAAACCGATTCTCATCAGGCGGCCGGCTCATGCCAAATCATCAGCAGGCGGGGCTTCGTTCCGGGAGCGTGTGACGGGCGATTTCGGACAACGATGTAAATCTTACGCGATGTTCATAGATGAAACACATTTTTGGAAACATCTATTTTGCAAAGTCCAGGATGTTTACTAAGTGATGCGTTATGTGTGAGATACAAAATAACAAATTTGCGCTGCCGAAAATCCCATACGTCCCATTTTTGAGGGTGCAAGCGGTGTGTAGCCTATGCATAGAGGCTATGCCTAATATTCAACTCTCGGTGTCCCGCCCTCCGGAAAATACCAGCCCAAAACTGCGTTCCCGCGGGTAACGCAACTACAAAAAGGCGCAGAGTCTCAGACAATTGAAACTCTGCGCCAGTCGCTCGTTGCGGGGCTTCCTTGCGAATGCCTCCGCTCTGCATGAATGGTGCAGCCTGCCTGCCGCAAGATGCGGCAACCTGGGTCAGGCCGCTTTGCGGGCAGTAACTTTTTCGACGCTCCAGTGAGTCACCTCAAATGTGCGCACTTCGGGTTTTCCTGCCGCATATCTCTCCATGACCTTCGAAACTTCTGCGTACCCTTTTCGATCATACTCGTCGGCATACTCTTTGCTCTCCCACAGGCTGATGCCGATTGCTTCTTTGTTGTCGGTTGAAACCAGATTCACTTCCCCGGTGAATCCCGGGAACTTCTTCAGGATCGGCATGATCTCGCTCTCGAGCGCTCGAGTGTGGACGTCCCGGCCCTCAGGCTTCAGAGGTATTCGAACTACTCTTGCAAACATACCTCACCTTCCTTTCTGGTTATGGGTTTTCTCCTAACCCCGAATTTAAACCCGCTGCCGTTCCGCACCTATGACCGGGATCACAATCCGTGGTGACGGCCCTGCGATCAGCCATCTTTAGCAGTGCTGCGTCTCCCGCTGAGCCCCATATATCGCAAAGCCGGTGATGCACGCGCCACGCACGTCCTGGCACCCGGCGCAACCGCTTGCGCTACCGCTTTTCATCGTTCATTATTCATCATTCAGAATTCACCGGTGGCGTGCCGGCCGCGTGTAATTCAATACGCGCTGCAACCGCCTACCCTGGGAGGTTTGCCCATGAAGCCGAAGGTGATCTTGCTGGCGGGATTGCTGATCGCAGCGAGCTTGTCGCTGGCAGCGCAGCAGAGCGACCCCGTGATCGGGCTGATGAAGGAATTTACAGAGGCTTTCGGCCCTTCTGGCGCGGAGGGCCCGGTGCGCGCCCTCTACGAACGCGAGATGCGCAAAGCGGGCGCTGAAATTTCAACCGACGGCCTGGGTTCGGTCATTGCGAAGGCGCCAGGGGGCTCGGCCGGCCCACGCATCATGGTGGACGCGCATCTCGATGAAGTGGGTCTGATGGTGCGCGCCATAACGCCGGAAGGCTTTATCAAGGTGCAGCGGCTGGGCGGCTGGCTGGGCACGAACATGGTGGACCAGCGGTGGACCATCCTCACCGCAAAGGGGCCCGTGCCTGCGCTAAGCGGTACGCAGGACGCCCACATTGCCACACCGGAGCTGACCACCTGGTCCGTCGATCCGCTGAACGTTTATCTCGACGTGGGCGCGCGCAGCCGGGCCGATGCCAAAGCGCTGGGCATACGCCTGGGCGATCCCATTGCGCCGGCCAGCAATTTTGTTGAACTCGCCAACCATCGCTATGCGGCAAAAGCCTGGGATGACCGCATTGGACTGCTGATGCAGATCGAGGCGCTGAAGCAGCTCGAACGCGAAGGCGCGAAAACTCCCAATACGGTTTTCTTTACGGGCACCGTGCAGGAAGAGATCGGGCTGCGCGGGGCGCTGACCACGGCCCAGATCGTCAAGCCGGACGTTGGGATCGCCATCGAGGTAGGCATCGCCGCAGACTCTCCCGGGACGAATCCAGACCAGGCAGAGGAGAAACTGGGCGCGGGCCCCGGCATCTTCGCCTACGACAATTCGACGCTGCCCAACCGAAAACTGTTCGATCTGTTTCGTGAGGTTGCCGAGGCCAACCAGATTCCTTTGCAGACCGACCTTGTGGTGCGCTAT encodes the following:
- a CDS encoding Gfo/Idh/MocA family oxidoreductase, which gives rise to MRDHDDKLRPSLLTRREFLEGSAASAAALTLFPRSGRAETPTAVPANKTITLGCIGVGAQGTRVMMDFLKIPDVQVVAVCDVNRETSDYSEWGKDELVNKERKLLNDPAWGSDWKGPTCGRVPAARLVDAYYRNVRKLSNDRACGGYNDFRELIAEEHDLDGVVVCTPDHWHAHIAIHALRHGKHVFCQKPMGHSVHECALMAKAARETGLATQVAVMNEASDATRHLTEWVAADVIGQVREVHNWSQRPYWPQGIERPKEVEPVPDGLDWNFWLGPAPERPFNHVYLPFVWRGWNDFGEGSIGDMGNYSFDTMFRVLELTAPTSVDGSSTPLFPETFPLGEIVHWEFPARRDRAPVTIHWYDAHLRPPRPPELLPGELMSDPGDGEGMLLVGDKGKILCSFEGQHARLIPSSRMKSFTAPPDNLSKSPGAYREWLDAIRGGPKPRASFEFEQNVVEALLLGCIAVRAGTKLEWDAVNKHITSLAEGKPEDLDAANAQLNPPARDPWKLG
- a CDS encoding M42 family peptidase, which translates into the protein MKPKVILLAGLLIAASLSLAAQQSDPVIGLMKEFTEAFGPSGAEGPVRALYEREMRKAGAEISTDGLGSVIAKAPGGSAGPRIMVDAHLDEVGLMVRAITPEGFIKVQRLGGWLGTNMVDQRWTILTAKGPVPALSGTQDAHIATPELTTWSVDPLNVYLDVGARSRADAKALGIRLGDPIAPASNFVELANHRYAAKAWDDRIGLLMQIEALKQLEREGAKTPNTVFFTGTVQEEIGLRGALTTAQIVKPDVGIAIEVGIAADSPGTNPDQAEEKLGAGPGIFAYDNSTLPNRKLFDLFREVAEANQIPLQTDLVVRYGEDAASMQKIGGGVPVINFVVPARYTHANTGIIDRSDFDRGVELLVAVLKRLDASTVKDLTDFH